The genomic window tggatattgcaatcttaccaagacctttgaccttgcctttgccattatcaccaaatgtgatactatcataaccatcattgccattggtgttgattgagttgaacattcttgcatcaccggtcatgtgttgagtgcacccactatcaagaacccaatgtcttcctctgactttgtaattgatctacaaaagaaaatcaattctttttaggtacccaaacttgcttgggtccttgaaggttagttactaggctctttggcacccaaatgactttcttctttgagcccatccatggtttgccaatgaagttagcctttacaccatttgtactcttagtaagcatatagcatgaattaagcttaataaaggatacattagcatttatgttcttatttttgcattcttgctctttgtgacctacttgcttgcaactagtgcaaaaccgaccattgttcttcacaaaactagtcttgtgaggagcaaaggccgctttgccttttttgggggtatagctcaatccctctttgtagagagacgctctttggctacccaagcacataagcaagcggtcctcaccaccataagccttagctaggttgtgagtgagcttagtgacctccttcttgaggttctcattctcaaccactagtgaggcatcacaagtaagaccatcactactagatgaggtagaagtggaagtgctacaagaagggttagtaggagcgacaataataggcatagatagtggttcatcaattatgtcacaagttaaacctacattgcaagtttcaacatgcttctttctattttgctcatcaagcaaagaggaatgagccttttcaagctttttgtgagctttgccaagcttcttattggcttcctctagcctcccatgagatgcattgagctcatcaaaggcttgcttaagggcttttagttccttacgcaagcttttgcattcccttctcttgatatcaaaatgttctctagcatcttctagcatgtcaaataattcatccttagtgggttcatcatcatcactatcactatcattttcatttttatgttcattatcatcatcatgttcttcatcactttcatcatcacaagattgtaccttagtggccttagccatgaagcatgatgaagattcaaagagagaaggcttctcattgatggcaatgcttgcaagaaccttcttcttggtggtcttgtgatcatcactatcatcatcatcatcacttgaggaagcatcactatcccaagtgactacatatgaaccacccttcttcttcttgaaggccatcttgtccttcttctctctcttttccttcttgtccttcttcttgttcttcttgttgtcatcatcattttcactattgtatgggcattgagcaacaagatgatctttgcttccacacttgaagcaccttcttgactcttctttgttcttgaatgaagatttctttcttcttgcatgatagcctttcttcaccatgaacttgccaaatctcttgacaaatagagccatcttctcatcatcatcatcatcccatgattcatcttcttcacttgatatttcttgcttagctttgcccttggatgatgtggccttgaatgccatgctcttgttcttgtcatctttcttctctctcttttcttccttctcatcatcatctctataggcatcatcggtcatgatatctcccaagacttgatttggtgtcattaTATCCAAACCggacctcactagaatagtgaccaatgtactaaatcttgagggtaagcatctcaaaaacttatttgagaactccttgtcctctatcttctcaccaagtgccttgagatcatttacaatcacttccatccgatgaaaCATGTCCGACACactttcatcttccttcatcttgaaactagcaaatttatccttgagaatgtatgcctttgcacctttgattgccttggtgccctcaaatgattcttccaatttcttccatgcctcatgagctctctcaatgttcttgacttgctcaaatgttctctcatccaaagcatcatggatggcactaagagcaatgtcattgttttggagtaacAATTCTTCGGCGGCGATGGGagtctcttcatcttcaatctcaatttttgtttctaccaccttccaaatcttcctattgattgacttgatataagttgtcatcttggccttccaatagggatagttggagccatcaaattggggtggctttttagtgttgttgatttgagccattttaacaccgaaggttgttaagcctcaaataacggtgacctcggctctgataccacttgaaaggtcttaatggctagaggggaggtgaatagccaaataaaatttctacaacaacacttaacaaaaggttagacaactatgaggcaaagcaagtgttgcgttagcctacttaaaatgcaagccacctaccacaattctagtttagatagtgttgattcacacaagaggtatgacactaccctatgttagtgtgctctcaaagactaactaaagagccacaccaaccaagcaagcaagctctcacaactagttatactaaagagcttgtcaactagctTGCGATaattgtaaagagagtgatcaaggtagttataccgccgtgtagatgaagaaccaatcaatcacaaagaagaataacaatgaagaccaatcacctcggaatcaatgatgaacataatgatttttaccgaggttcacttgcttgccgtcaagctagtcctcattgtggcgattcactcacttagaggttcacgcgctaattggcttcacacgccaaaccctcaatagggtgccgcacaaccaacacaagatgaggatcacacaagccacgagcaattcactagagtatattttggtgctccgccggggaaaggtcaagaacccctcacaatcaccatgatcggagccggagacaatcaccacctccgctcgacgatcctcgctgctccaagccatctaggtggcagcaaccaccaagagtaacaagcgaaatccatagcaaaacacaaacaccaagtgcctctagatgcaatcactcaagcaatgcacttggatcactcccaatctcactatgatgatgaatcaatgatggagatgagtgggaggactttggctaggctcacaaggttgctatgtcaatgaaaatggccaaagatatgagctacaaccggccatggggcttaaatagaagcccccacgaaatagagccgttgtaccccttcactaggcacactgtgctctgaccggacgctccggtctttctgaccggaccctggactcagtgtccggtccacagatggatGCCACGCATCACCAGCTTCAAACATTGTTCgttagattccaacggctatgagGTTGACCAAACACTCTGGTAAAACTAACTGGACgctagagcctcagcgtccggtcgagtacagtaagggtcgaaacctggttttcctcgaccggacatagcccagcgtccagtggtaaaccctagcctctgtatcgccagtcaacgcgaccggacataggcgtcagcgtccggtgcttttggatctagcgtccggtcacttgaccgacgctggcatctcctctgttttcacttctaacttctccacccttgctccaatgtgccaaccaccaagtgtatcaccttgtgcacatgtgttagcatattttcacaaatattttcatggctgttagcattccactagatcctaaatgcatatgcaatgagttagagcatctagtggcactttgataaccgtattccgatatgagtttcacccctcttaatagtacggctatcaaacctaaatgtgatcacactctctaagtgtcttgatcaccaaaacaacatagctcctacaagttatacctttgccttgagcctttttgtttttctctttcttctttttaagtttaagcccttgatcatctccatgccatcaccattgtcatgctatgatcttcattagcttctcttcttgaagtgtgctacctatctcatgatcacttgataaactaggttagcacttagggtttcatcaattcaccaaaaccaaactagagctttcacccttgcattgcatcctagcaagtagatagtttttaaattccaaatttttactatttgcttgttttggtcgtgttgtcatcaatcaccaaaaagggagagattgtaaggaaaatggaccctaggtccatttactttggattttggtgtttgatgaccaacacaaccaaattggactaatgaatttgcaagtgattgttttgtagttcaatagggtgcaagacgtgacattagacgaaggcgacgtgatgatcccacgatcaacacttTAAGCaaaaccttagaagcacaagagaagacataagatatcaaacaaagtccaagcacgaagataggaaccaagccggatgcaagatgtgaagaaacgagctcacagaggtgatcagacgctggcttatagcgaccggacgctccgatcaagaggctcgacaacagAAGGCGTCAgtagcagcgaccgaacgctaaatagtaaagtgaccggacgcaccgatggtactgttcatcatcgtccggtcagtagcagaaaagtaggattttgtccccaatggctactttctcagtggggcttataaatagacccccaaccggccatttggttaagtggagcaaaaaaacatatcaagggtgttgatacactattttagtgatctccacttgcatagtgcttagtgattcattaggtgattagcgtaggtactttgcgaagtgcttaggttgattagaccaccgcttatgcatttgctctaggtttatgcctagtgtttagtgaggtttacatacctcttaccactcggtgcttgcacgcaccattgttgtacatcggaggggcttgtagtcttgggagatcacaccaaccatggttgtggtgtggccgccaccgtgtaccggagggaacaaggcccatgacattttggccagaagcttgatagtgaagacggcggggagcatccgggagaggcttgcctgaagacacgtcagagacccacttgcgcatggggaaggcccgaggctattcatggagttactcgaccaggagcttggcccttacgagggattccttgctaggggctccaacgaggactagggggaagcttgtgcgtgtctcgatacctcgataaaaataccggagtcatcgacgggagtttgcatatctctaccttgctctttagcttttgcatttacattgattgtattactccttttgcagtagagatagcaacacactagcaaaaccatagttgcacatttagatagtttatcttttgcataggttttgctaaggttagtaaaagaggccataatttagaagtagaattttaagttgcctaattcaccccccctctcaggcgtcatggtcccctacacaaagtacacccatgatatggtcaagaagtttgacatggtgaatgccaagcctatcaaaactcccatgtcaACCAATGGACTTCTAGATCTCAATaaagaagggaaagccatggatactaaggtatatcgctccatgatcggctctctactttatttatgcgcatctaggcctgatattatgcttagtgtgtgtatgtgtgctagatttcaagctaacccgaaagagtgtcacttagtggccgttaagagaatcttgagatatttagtacacactcctaaccttggcttgtggtatcctaagggctctaggtttgatctacttgggtattcggattccaaTTACGTCGGTTGCAAAGTAAATCGAAAAAGCActtcagggacatgtcaattccttggatggtctctagtgtcttggagttctaaaaagcaaaattgtataGCCCTTTTCACCACCGAGGCTGAGTATGTTGCAGTCGGTGCATGCTGTGCTCagctactttggatgaggcaaacccttcaagattttagatgtcacttcacaaaaatcccactcttgtgtgacaatgaaagtgccataaagttagccaacaatcccataagccactcaagaactaagcacatagacatccgatatcatttcttgagagaccacaaagcTAAAGGAGATATCTAAATTCGCCATATGAGCACcaaaaaacaactagccgatatcttcactaagcctcttgacgagtcaaggttttgtgctttgcgtagtgagataaatatacttgattctcataacatggTTTGAAATTTAGCATGCCTCTAATTGATCAACTAGTATCTCAGCAAAAGAGTTCGACATTTTATATTCTGCTTCAAAATGGTTTAAAAAAGGCAAcctatgtatcatgatcatggtctgtaTTGTTCATCTGTTGTTGTTCATGATATATaagtgatatgtgtccatatcttatGTAGAGTGAGTCTCTTAGATAGTAGCTAACTCCCACTATTTTGGAGAGTGCGGCAGTGCCGGGCTACGGGTGCGGCAGTGTCGCACTTTGAATCTTTATTAAGATTTGGCCCATAATGGTTTTACTGCAGGGCCCATCTACCTTATCTCTTTACCCAGGCCTACGGTAACTTCCTCTCTCCCTCATTCTCACCCGACGCCGATGCCTACACCTTCTCTTCCTCTCATGCCCGCGCGTCGCCGTCGCCTGGCCACGTGCTGCTAGTCTCTGATAGTGCCGTGGTGGTTGCCAGCCATCTTCCAACGCCGCCGATGATTGTTGCTGCTCTTGGCCCAAGCAGTTGCTCTTCTTCCCTCTCCAATCCTCGTTTGAGAAGGTATAACCCTAATCCAACTTGATCTATGTAATGTGAGGTTGCTTGTGATGGATTCAGGTTCTTAGTGATAGTATGAACGAGTCGGAGGGAGATTTGATGGACAAATTGAATCAATATGTCGATTCATTAGTGGGGGGGCACAGCACGTGCGGTAGTGCCACACtcaggtgcggcagtgctgcacccTGCAGCTTGAATCTACACCTAGCTATGACTTTCCACAAGATGACTCGATGTATTGATTGGATTTGCTCACCACATGCTCTCTCCCACTCAAATTGCTGCTGCTACTCCCATTCATTGCATGACctcaagtgttttatcttgaaCTGTGAGCTATGAGATCATGTGGTGATGTGGGAAAACATTTGAAGAATGGATTTggtaagaaagaagaaggaggtcatGAGCTCGTGGAGATGCtgagtgcggtagtgccgctctCAGGGTGTAGCAGTGCCGCACTGCCTGAGAAGCACTGCCCAAGTGGTCTCCCAAATTCATGATCTAAATCTGTTTTCTTATCAAGACTGTTCTATAGGTGTTTTTCTGCCTCCCATTCATATAGTTTCTTATCTAGTTCCATTACAATGCATAGATGGAGCACAAAGATGATGACCGTAGAGGAAAGAGGAAGATGGTTGAGTCAAGAGTCAAGGATCCCCCTCGCCGTGGTCATGGAAGATCAGTAGCATCTAGCAGTGGTGCAGCTCCAAGGGGTCATGGTGATAGGGGGAGGCGTGAGAAGTACATCGAAGATGAGGAAAGGTTGGAGATGACTGGCCACACCACTGATGCTTGTCTGAACACTCCCCTTCACTTGACCGAGTTTGACAGATCCTACATCAGAGAGGTTGATGGGGAGATGCTTATGAAAGTACCAGATGACTCTCGTCAGCATCCAGTCATCgactattccaagagttggaagtTGGTCGAAGAGGTGAGATAGATAAATCCCTATGCAGTGCGCAAGGATTTGGGCATCGACTACatgttttggaatgagtttcattccaacttctatgccaCTGCTATCCTTGGTGCGAGGAAGACCAAGATAAGgaagatgcagtatgttgattgggaTGAGATATAAGAaaaggaggagcctgagtttgacaaggtgATCAAGGTCTGTGACCGCTTTGAGCTCTCCGAtatcatgggtttctagtataactGGAATGAAGAGGTACTTGCACAGTTCCATGCCACCTACTTCTATGATCAGTCCACTGATAAGATACATTGGATGACGGATGGTCAACACTACCAtattgattttgtcaccttcaGTCGGATTCTGGGTTTTGGGGAAGAGCATCGGACTTACACTCATATTCATGATGAGCCCAGAGCAGAGATCCGTGACATTAGATACATGTGGAGAGACAGTAGGGTCGCTGATGGCAAAAGGAGTGGGCTGCATAGTTACTATTACATCCTaaacaacctcatcaggaacactatcaatcccaaggatggagcagcctcgGACATAAATGGATATGTGAGGAACGTGCTAGCTCACTTTGCTCTAGGAGGGGATAAGTTCAATATCCCTTAGTTTATTTGGCATGAGCTAAGGCTTGTTATGGAGGATGAGAGGAAGGGgctgccctatgctccttacctcatgttcttgattgagagggtcacaTGGATTAGCTTTCCAAAAGACGGGATGCACACcgtctacaagattgagaagacctaGCCTGCAGTAGCTAGCTAGGCCGCAGGAGGCTCCTATGCTCATGAGGACATTCCCGAGTCCTCTCACTCTAGGTCTCACAAGGACAACAAGATGAAGAAATTTGGAAAGTGGCTCAAGGCGATATTtagcaagtgcacctatgcagctgagCGAGCCTATGAGACACAGCTTGAACACTAGGCCTGGATCAAATGACAACCAATGAGGTGCCCAAGTGGATGGCTGTAATTGGACTATATCACCCTAGATTAAAAATGGCAGAGGTGGCAATGGTCCCTTGTCAACCATAGCAAGCAATGGCTCTAACAGCAATGTTTTTGGAGCACTCATTTCCTCAAACACCTTCTAGTCATCATCAACTTCAGTGGTAGTATTACCCGATAGAACAACACCCATCCATGATGTAGAGGTAAGGCTGGTGATATACCTTTGTTGCATTCCATCGAACACCAGTTGAGCATCCATCGGGGTAGATGAAGGTTTGCTTGCAATAGTCACTATGGCGACTGGCTTGGGCTTGACATGCTTGGGGTTGTCTTGGAACTCGACTGTAGGAGGCAAACGTGTGGCCACCACATTCGGAGTAGCTGGAGCAGTGGCCAACGCAGCGGTCGTCGATGGAGTGACCGAGTTGGCGACAGAGTATGTGCCGCAGAGGTAGACGAGGCCTAGGGTGGAGGCAAGCGCCGCGATAGGCTCGTGGAAGAAGGCCGCGAAGGGTGGGTCTAGGACCAACTGCTTGGTGGCATGCTAGCCACCGTCGAGGAAGAAGAGCGGGATACGGACCCCGTCGACGTCGCAGTCGATGGAGGGAAACACAGAGTCATCCGCGTCAGCGGAGCAGACCCATGAGTTGTCGACCTCTAGTGACGCAAGCACCTGGAGGGCGCCCGGTGGTGCGCATGTGGGGAGGCGGCCACAGTAGGTGTCGTCATTGTTGGAGGTGATGGAGATGGGAGAGTCGAAGCCGTCCTAGGGAGGCTGGTACTGGACCGACGGCCTGGGTGCACCCAGGGTGAAGAGCATAGGTGTGGCCATGACGAACACGATGGCGTGGTGGCGAGGAGTATCGTGGCGTCAGACTAGGCATGGGCCGCCGTGGGGACAGGGCTGACTTTGACTGTGTGGAGGCCAAAGAGGTCTTCGGGGACCGCGGGGTACGGCGCAGGGGTGTTGAGCACGTCGACAAACCACTGGTCGGTGAAGACGCCCTCGCCGGCTTAGAAGTCATGGATGCGCTCCTCTAGGACACGGATAGGCTCCTCGAACAATCCACCCTAGTTGTCGACCATGATGTGTTGCGACGCGCTGAACTGCCCAGAAGCGGCGACGGAAGCAGTGGGCgcgtttttttttgagaaaaatgtACATGTTAATTAATCGACGCTTTGTTTAGCTGGGCCCAAAAACCGGCCCATCCATGAGGATGGGCTTCATTTCGTGATCCAACAGCTCGCCGAGGGGCGGAAGTCGGAAGGCACCTCTTCCGGCGACGAGCTGCCGCCAGCGACGTCGCAACTACACCGGCGGCTTAGTCTCTCTCTCCCTTGGCGCTGCTCGTCGCCAACGCCGCCGTGGGAGCCGATTCCCGGGGGAAGGGAAGGTGCAGGCTCCAACGCCACGGCGTTCAGGCGGGTCCACCGTTGCTGCCAGCGTCGCTGCTGCAGAAGTTGTTCCGGCTCCGCAAGGTGCGTGCTTCACGTGCTCGATCAAATGCTCCACCGCCTTTGCCTCTTCCAGCCATCCCTCTAAGTTAATTTGTACAGCTTGGAAAGTGAGACACGGTATGCTTAGTGTTCGTCCTGTCCTGTGGGGGATGGTTCTGTAGCTGTTTAGCTTTACATCATGTACAAAAAGGCTGGCATGCTGCAAGTTATCTTGCTTTGAATGCAAATTCAGCCCCCATGCAAAGCTTACACTCTTAAATCAACTAGTACAACTCTCAAAGCAAGAGAAACAAATTTCTGTTCTCGTGTCAGATCTCACACACATTCTGTTTTCACTGTACTTGATAGTATACTGTGCTCACACATAATTAAACGGAGGAGCAACGAACAATTGTGTAGCACCGACAGTTTATAGAGTAGTATTTACTGATAGAAAATTCCAAATTTGTATCCATTATCAATCGATTAAGTATGCACAAATATTCCAAAACATGACACTCTTACTCTGTGACCACCAGCATTGCTTCAATAGAAGGAAAACTGCATCCATCCGAGTTTCTTCCAGGCCGAGTGCTCATGCGACAACACAAATCCTTGCCAGAGTTTTTTTGTAAGCTTGAGGTACTTCAGGTTGCTGCTTCCTTTACGTTCTTTGGTGAAGAATATTCTGGAGCATGTTGTTGCCATGTGTGAAATTGAATTCCGAAAGTGTTGAGGTTCAAATGCAGTAGATTAGCATCCTATTCTGTGTTTTACTTTTACATATATACATGTCATTTTATTCTTATCCCCTTTTAACTTTTGAACAACCATTGACTGCTCATACTTATTCAATGGATTCTATTGTTGCAGCAACACCGGTTGAGAAGGGTAACGAATGGCATGAGTAAATCAGTGGTAGATGGTTTTCTGTTtttacaccccccccccccccccccccccccccctgcgcgCGTTATCTGTTTTGTCTTtgcaaatatatatattttttggtaTCATATGTAGTGAGTTAGGATACATTATGCATTTGCTAATTTGCTGGCATATGTGCAGTTTTGAGAAAATGTGAGTTATGACATTCTTTGGAAGAAATGGAATCTGTAGTTTGAGTATGGTAAAACTTGAAGGGGTTTTCTTCTGTACTGATCTCTTTAAAAAAATTATCTTAAAGCAAAGTAGTTTACATTAAGGTGGAGCAGTTTAACTTATACTCTTCACACAGAAATGGCGATTAGATCAAATATTTTCCTTCATCTAGTATATATAAACCTATGGTTGCTGTGCTGTGCTGCAATGTGTCGGAACTGTTACTTTCTGGTATGGATCTTAAAAAGATGCTAATACCTAATAGTCAACTCTCATGTCCAGATCTAGAAAGAAATAAGTGCTTTTGAAAAAGTGACCACAATGCCCCAACGAAGCCTTATTCTTTGTGGTTGGTACAGAGTTACTCCACCGATTATGGCATTTTGTGGATTTTGCACTCCTTCCTTTGTCGCTTGAGAATTTGACACTCAATGCATCATGGACATTTGGTTCATGGGGCCATTTGTTTGTAAAACAATGGACTGTCAAATCATTTTCCCATCGGTTATGACCTATCTTCCCCTAGTACCATTACATGAATGAGAAAGTTGGTGACTTGTCATCATGGTTTATAATTTGTATGATGCGACATCAATCACTGACCAAATAGTGACATGAACTGATAATATGCCTCAGTTTTTCACAAACTATCATCTGTATTTTTAGTAATTATCAGGAGGACGATCTAATTGACATTCTTTCATTATTTGGGGAAGTTTGTGGAGCCACAAATCTTTGCCATTGttctcttcatttttcatttccTGCAGTTTCTGTCTTCAGTATTTCTTCATGCAACCATACTGTATTGTGCCATGTTACAAAGCCTGGTTATTTTACAGTTCATCTTGCACACATGTATATCATGTTTTGATGTAGTTATGGTTTATTGACAAAGAAAAAAGTGGCGTGGATGAACACCAATGATATTGTAAACTGAGCCAGTTTTGATGTAGAGTGATGAACTCCGGAGAGTGGGTACTGAAACCCCTGTAACCGGCCTCAGTACGAAGCCAAGGTATTCTTCTTTAGGACAAAATCTTGGACGTCTCTCCCTCTGGCCAAGTATTTTTTTGGTCCTCTATTGTAGTAAGATACATCATTTTAATTGTTTACCATTTCTTCCATATgtgaaataactttgtttactgTACATAGAGCCTCCTTGGTTGGGTTCCAAAACTTGCCTAGCCAAAATGAAGGTATGATTTTGGTTGTGCAGGTTTTGGAACCCAAAAGCAGGCTCATAAACCAACCGTAAGTCCTGGCAGGGCACAAACATGCCTGAGTTGTGATCCATCTTAGACAAAGTTTATGACATCTAATCTCAACACTAACCTCTCACATCAGTACATCGCTATTAAACTATCTAATAGAATATGATAAGATCTGATTCTGATAAAGAGCTTGGGGAAAACTTCAATATGTTGTCCACCAAAATCAAAGCAAACAACTTCCCGAAGAATACTATGAATCAGTGAGTAGATTGATTGCAATATCACACGTTGAGGTTGCAAACTAGATTGATTGAATGGTCAAGGCTCTACCTATTCCTGTGTTCAAACATTAGAAAATAAAGTTTTCCTCGCTTCCAAGCGTCTGCCTAGGATGATTGTTTGATTTGGACTACATTGGCTTGCCATCGGATTGTTGTTTCATCTGGCTAGAATGTGTTTCATTTCTTCTCATGCCCAACTCATGCTCTACAATTTATACAAATTATATTTCAGGTGAGGATTGGGCAATCTAGGCTTAAATCGAAAGGAAGATAACAAAAGGTATGTACTTTTAAAAATATTGTAACCTTACACgtgatatattttttttctcgaacatgcaAAAGATTTGTGCATCTTTGTATTAAGGAAATTCCACAATGCGTGGAGGAATTTCCACTGGATACATGATTGACCTTTT from Miscanthus floridulus cultivar M001 chromosome 11, ASM1932011v1, whole genome shotgun sequence includes these protein-coding regions:
- the LOC136493908 gene encoding uncharacterized protein; amino-acid sequence: MGRRGDRADFDCVEAKEVFGDRGVRRRGVEHVDKPLVAGPKNRPIHEDGLHFVIQQLAEGRKSEGTSSGDELPPATSQLHRRLSLSLPWRCSSPTPPWEPIPGGREGAGSNATAFRRVHRCCQRRCCRSCSGSASIASIEGKLHPSEFLPGRVLMRQHKSLPEFFCKLEQHRLRRVTNGMSKSVSDELRRVGTETPVTGLSTKPR